CTCTGCCCACGTAAAAAATCGAACTTTTGTATTTAAGAAGTTACTGCTGTTCCAATCATTTcatatgaaatttcaaatgacAAATAATAGGTTTCTTAGAAGGTtatttgagctgtcaaatcgtcatccatagaaccataaccaaaaattttctggtaaaaaattgttgaggttatggctctgtggatgctctcgttcgttttcggcatgtcaaaaatcgtttttaccgtacgatggaagaaaccaaTGCAAATGTATATGAacggaggtaatgccattcagatgcgcggcctagcacaataGTTCGAAGCTAATGACACCTTTTtctaaaatggttgactatgatttATTTGTGTTTCTCAAAATGTTATGcctatcacaaaacagatggcacaggtttctaagcaattttgtggttttaaataaattgagagatggcgtttatataaataaataactttcgtgccactgcaCATCTGATTGGGTTGtaaatggcattacctcctcactataccttggaagaaacctatagaACTCAGTGAACCGCTTCGATGCGAAAGTGATGGGATTTCTtacgtgtgcaaaacagtatTTTCATCCACAAAAGAAACTTACATTCAAACGTTAGCATACCTGTGGATCTTCCAGCAGAGCAGACGAGCCAAATGGATTGTAAACGGTAACCGCTATATTCTTTGACCGACAGAATTTACTCATCTCCTTTTGCGTTAAGTATGGATGGCAATCGAATTGGCATGTGACCGGTGTGCAACGTGCACTGGTCaacaaataattgatttgatcTTCATTAAAGTTCGACACACCGATACTCTTAATGATGAAATTGTCTATTAGCTTTTCCATTTCATGCCACGTATCATTCACATTCTGCACTTCGCCTTCGGGACACTGTATCACATATAAGTCGAGATACGTTAAATTCAGATTCCGCAGAGTTGATAACAGTTCGTCTTTGATTAATGCCGGGTCGTGAAAGGCCTTCGGATTCCACAATTTGCCCACAATGTACAATTCTTCTCtgaaggaaaataatttttttttaaaatatatttctgaTGTCCACTGATGATTGAGcgacattcaaataaaatttgagttttttgTACGTTGCTAATCGCTCGCGCGTGCGGATAGTGTCTTATAGAATATTCGCCCACAAATGGATTTTTTACGCGATAAATATCTATACTGTCAGTGAAAATGCTAAGGAAGTGGGAAAATAGCGTAGAAACTCTATGCCAGATGAAATGTAAACGAATCAAGAAAAAAGTGGTATGTGaaccaggcatgagcgccgccgaaaataagccgccgattaagccgccgccggccatttttgagcaagccgcgccgcagccgagccggtgccaaaaacacggctcaggccggcttgaaacggctggaaaatgaaataaagatttcgaaaggttaatgggtgaaataattttgaaaaccgagattcctgttgatcctaagcagctcaagtacattttcaattttttttttttcaaaattaagaaaattttgaaaattttcttgaattttcatgaattttccagaatggtatattacgtcctcgcttctgttgttgttttggcaagtatgacctttgcggaacgagccgaaggcgcacaatcagttaattcacaaatttgagaaaactttatcgatctttgcgaattttctcgattttttttcttttcaatttttacttgattttcgtgagctttcgatttcttctcgaaaaccattttcttaatgagttaaatgagtgtaccggagcatgattttccatttagttcaagttttgaggcaataaaacttgacgtgttagtgaaccttagacttagagacttgcttgtaacaagaccagttccacttgcactttgaacaacctaatctacctacattttcgctttccgtacaatttcattttcatgcttactagttcattttccatgaatttatctaaacgtttttatttttaaaaaaagttaaaaggaacctccagccgagccgttttaagccggctcaagccgactttttctccgtcggcgctcatgcctgatgTGAACAACGTTTGTTTCTAAACTTCAAATTTCTCCCGttatattttgtaaacttAATCACTTCACTCTTTCAGCTTATTGCATTACGATTTCTAAAAGGCATCTTTCTATTCGTAAGTTAGGATGACATTttgtcacattttgtaaaagggagcaTATAAGCTCCATATGTGACATTATATAAAAGAGAGTATCCGTGCATGGAATGCTctcacttttattttgttaaaggaAGCATAAGCACATTGTcctaaattttgataaaagcaGTAtaagcacgacagagtaaaatggtggcgggacatttccacaccgtcaatatcgtcaggaacgatattatcgtttttttagacgatactatcgtccaaaaaacgataatatcgtttttagacgatagtatcgtccaaaaaaaacgataatatcgttttttggacgatagtatcgtctcaaaatcgatattatcgttttttaaacgatactatcgtccaaaaaaacgatattatcgcccaaaaaattttcatacaggacgataatatcgtctaaattgaaaaattctaaaatattgtctggacgatagtatcgttttctggacaatattatcgttcaaaaaacgatactatcgtttaaaaaaacgataatatcgtccaggacgagattatcgtttagttttgggtggtaatattgtccaggactcaattttactcagaggtgcagcaagaaccgaattctcttccaaaatatcgaaaaacaattgtcagaggaaatcacctacacatcagtgtttaaaaaaggcgtttagttcgtccctaaataattcatctttttacgaaatgaatgccaactttgattgtacataaaaagcgttttaacacgcctagcgatccggcccattgccccggagcgaagcggagggccgcaatgcgagccgggcgccggaacggtgttggaacttaggagttaattttttttttctcgcatcgtctcataattagtctgtgtaatttttctatataaaatttaaatttatggaaccaaatgaaccaatttttaatatatatttgccgtctatataaaggtgtttatctacaagattttgtgtttcgtcttcaacaaccatccagaacgataatatcgcccaggacgatattatcgtctagaatttttattttaaataaatttaaaacgatattatcgtcctggacgatattatcgtctcaaatttaaaaaacaaattaattaaaaacgatattatcgtcccaaaaattatcgcccaggacaataatatcgtccaaaataacgataaatttgttcagaaaaagaaaataacgataatatcgtccagcggatattttcatccaggacgatattatcgtcaaaaaaacgatattatcgttttttgaacgataatatcgttttttagacatcaaaaaaacgatagtatcgtccaaaaaaacgatattatcgtttaaaaacgatattattgttttttttaaacgataatatcgccaagaaaacgataatatcgttctgaaaatattttaaaatttataattttagacgatattatcgtcctggacgataatatcgttttttagacgtgtagttatgtcgcctcatcagtaaaataaacccggcaggagcggttcattttcgaaacgtcaaataagtgaCCTATTACACCGTATGACAtgaaatcaaataaacaaattgaaaaatttaattcgcaaaataaataaggctactagataattcaggtcaccagtcaaacaagcgctactgcctggttcaTTTTACTCCGCCATGGCATAAGTTTATTGGGTCACAGTTTGTCAAAAGAAACATAAGCACATTGTGTCACATTTTTTGAAAGGGGTGGCATCACATCCTAGACACtcgacaaaaaatatatgtgaatagTGTTAATAGTGTCAGACCCTTGGCTGGCATGCGATCTATTTTATGAAAAGGAACATAAGCTCCACGTGTCACTAAACCAAACGTAActccaaatttttaaatccATTCGTTCTTTCACTGGGCATTTGAACTAAACGGGCATTTGCGTGCGAAAAGTctataaaatattattcgccCGCGCGGACGAATAGttacttcgtttttttttgttcacctTTTCACTACACCTTCTTCTATCTTTGCTAAAATTGCGTTTCCCACTTCTTCCTCATTGCCATTGATTGGGGCTGTGTCGATATATCTGTATCCGAGATCAATTGCATCTTTCACAGCTTGTTCAATTATTCCTTTTCCAGTTTCCTattatgaataaataaaaccaaaaaaaaaaaaatatttttgtcacaATTCACTGGGTTTTTATGAAGGGCTTTTTACGACCATtctaagaaatattttcttgaattcaCTTGATACTTCTTGAATTccacgacattttttaaaaacttttctttagcAAGAAAACATTCCAGGAAACTCAAGAATTTTTTCCTTACAAATAGGCTCTAACTTACACCCCAACCCCACGAGGAAAATCCGAGCATTGGAATTTTAGCGCCATTATTAAGAACTTCATTTGGTATTTTAGACGACATCCTATTCTTTTTGAATCGCAATTttaagaacgaagaaaaaaaaccgttaAGGAGTGTACGGATCGGACGCGAGTTCAACAATTATTGAAAGAGATTTCTCGTAATAGTCCTCATGGCAAACTATTTATACAGCCGAAAGACAATagggaaagaaaaaaactaaatttagattttagaaaagatttttttgtttcgtcttCTTGCGTTGTTTGAATTAaccaaatgataaaaaaaagtaattgtGACCGAGTGGAACAGAGCGACACGCATACAATTTAAGATTGGATCCCACTCTTTCAATATAAAGTTAATTGTTTCGTTtccaaaaatataataaaacgCGCGCGCGATTTGTGTTCATaacgaaaattcaaaacacTTCCATAAATAATCGCAAACCACCTGCGAACAATCATAAACCACTCAAACAgaacaatatttacaatttgaatTCAGAAATTTTGGAATGGGACCATGTCAAATATGTGGTATGCTCACAAGgatatttcgaatttttcttgGATTTAATTCGAGATGAATGATcgctttttcagaattttgcgGTCGGTACATTGTGAATGTGAAGGACACGAAATAACGTGTTGTTGTTCACGAATGAAGAATAGGTCAGGGTTGTTTGGGAATTCGACCAATCGGTTTTCAACAAGTGCAACAATTTTTCACGGTCGACGGTTTAAGTGGTAGTAAACctcaggcatgagcgccgacggagaaacctcggcggcggctagccgaaaaaaatttctcggtgGCGGTgaaaaagtcggcttgagccggcttaaaacggctcggctggaggttccttttaactttttttttaaataaaaacgtttagataaattcatggaaaatgaactagtaagcatggaaatgaaattgtacggaaagcgaaaatgtaggtagattaggttgttcaaagtgcaagtggaactggtcttgttacaagcaagtctctaagtctaaggttcactaacacgtccatttttattgcctcaaaacttgaactaaatggataatcatgctccggtacactcatttaactcattaagaaaatggttttcgagaagaaatcgaaagctcacgaaaatcaagcaaaaattgaaaagaaaaaaaatcgagaaaattcgcaaagatcgataaagttttctcaaatttgtgaattaactgattgtgcgccttcggctcgttccgcaaatgtcatacttgccaaaacaacaaacttagaagcgaggacgtaatataccattctggaaaattcatgaaaattcaagaaaattttcaaaattttcttaattttgaagaaaaaaaaatcaaaaagtacttgagctgcttaggatcaacaggaatctcggttttcaaaattatttcacccattcacctttcgaaatctttatttcattttccagccgtttcaagccggcttgagccgtgtttttggcaccggctcggctgcggcgcggcttgctcaaaaatggccggcggcttattttcggcggcgttCATGCCTTGTAAACCTGAAGTAAGATTTCGTAATATTCCAGTTGGAATAGTAATCGAAATTTATTCCGAATTTGTATGAAGCTTTGAGCCTAATCATCGAAACTAACGTTACACGGTCTAACCTTTCTAGTCTTTGCTACCAACCCTCCTATATTTATGAATCACGTACCGACAAACGTTCTGATCGACTCACAATCAGGATAATCATTTAACTCAAGAACCCGTTCAGcaactcttcgttaagtttcactggtgacgattttgacacttctttcatataaaatatgtcaaaatcttcactttgggTAACGAATTTTTAAGTTTCTGAACGAGCTCCAAAGTCACTTATTGTTTTGCTCACTCCGCCGAGCTCTGGTGTCTGGTTGCATATTCATTTAGTTTGTGTAAACTGATTGAACTGAAAGGACTTCATTTTCTCTGGTAATTCTTCTGGAACGTCAGACTCTCGGTCTTACTTCTTGTTAATAATTCGATTAGAATTTTCACTACCTTTTGATCTGTTCCATATTTGGGacaaaatcaacgaaaattttcatttttttttcaccgagAATTTTTTCTTGTCCCCTTTTGTAGGACCATACCGGTAAAAATCGGGAACGTCTCAATGGTTACAAGTTACCACTGTACCaaagcacgacagagtaaataCAGGCAAGAACACTTGaattgactagggacctgaattgTCTAGTGGCCTTATATTTTGcgatataaatttaattcaattgatgTCAGTATTTGACATCCGAGAAATGAATCTCTCCTGCCTGGATTTAATCTGTCGAGATacatcattaaaaaaaaaaataaattggagaAAAGTATTAGCCCACTGTACCCTCAAAAGTTCACACCAGCTtaagcaataaaataaaaaattcaaattcctAAGAAAgcggaaaaaatttcaaaaatgagaTACAATACAACAGTGTGATCAACGAATATAAATTAATTCCATCCTTTCGTTAAAAGCAgttcgtttatttaaaaaaaaaatgagattttctcTCTCACGAAAACTGTATGCCGTGTCTCCGTTTAcacaaaataaagaaaacaaaaaaaaaacttttccatcatttttaaGCCGCAATGAAcattaattgtttaaaaataataactGCCGCTGGTTCCTGAAAGTAACGTGTGAATATGGTTTGATTTATGCGTCTTTGGGTTGGTATtataaaagaaatgttttaattatgACGATTGAAACATGCAATAATAAGTAATAAACGACAATAAAAGCAGACCCAAACACACGATCGAGAAAAACAACGAGGTGCGTTTCACATTTTTAGGTCTTATTTCTTTGTTCAAAATACTTTACGGTGGACAATCGAGTTATTCAGTACGTTCGTACAATTATAGATTAAAGTCAGATTGATAGATTGACACCCCATCTTGCAAGGACTCGACTAAGTTCTTGCCTTACCTGTGCGTGATTCACTTGATTAGTCTTTGtcatgaaaaacgaaatatttaattaaattttcatccaaAAGTCTTTTAAGATCTTAGTTTGCGCGCGTTGCATAAACTGGAATTTTGCTCTCAGCTTCTTCGAACAATTACAGAAAAAGACCTCACTCAAACACCAGCATTCGTTTGTTCACCGATTGtgttccacaaaaaatttgttaatccAAAACTATGTTCAATATTCAGTTCTATTTCctacaaacaattttattttaagattTCAATGTCACGATTCTCATTTGGATTCACGTTTGTTAACAGGCTTAGCTTAAACCACATTAAGCTAAATTTATGTTGCCATTTTCAACTGAGACAACAAATAATGTCGGCACATTCGAAGACACAAACGCGTTCCATCGAAAATTTACTAATGCTTAGGTCAAgtatttaataagcgaaaatcaaattctatttgtttgtttgtaagCCTTATTTAACAAAGTTCAACAAACTTAATTTTCCAcctaattcgattttttctgAGACTCATATTGATAGTTGATTGACTCAAATGTAGCCTGAAATGTGGTCTGAAAATACATATCCAGCAATTGCCGTTAACCGAGGCGTAGATGcttttgaaaaacgattttattgtGACTTTCCACAGAGATTAGTTGGATACCGTGACATAGCATAGAATTAAtagaatatttgaataaatgacATCCTTTCGGATTAAagtaaattgtaggcaaacCGTATAGATATCAACGTCCTAATAAAGATATTGGCTGATCAACGTTTTGCAAGTTTGAAGTTTTTACTTATTGTCGACGGCgtggggtaatctggcacaccatacaaattgatggtgtgccagattcacctctaaggggcgaatctggcacagtcatgacttttagttacatgtcgtaaaaggacgcatactatgatcgcgtgtgccagattccccgatgcctTGTCGACTTCACCTGAACTCACCACAGGATTGATTCAATCCTACATAAACACCACATTAATAGGCGATTAGTCCACCTAGTTTGGTGGCACACTAGAAAATAGCTTGcccaaatgaagtagtagattttatATGTGGTAAGGctcaatgacataatagtgggATTCACATCAGATAGCTATAAAGCTTCTTTCTggtctttttaacgttgcgcttTAGCAACGAACTAAACGAACAACGATGAAGACCAACCTATTACCACCTACAGCACGAGGCTAACAGGTTAATAATGCCTACAAACTGAAATAGCttaaagctgaaatgcctacaaacTGAAGCAGCttaaagctgaaatgcctgCAAATTCAAGTAACTAaacgctgaaatgcctacgaatttagctaaataactgaaatgccGAATAAGTTTAACTAAACAACTGAAATTCGTACGGGATTTCAGCCAACGAATCGTCAAAGCTCGATTGCAAGAACGAACAGAGCTTTTATGCTCTTCCCTTAcccactattatgtcattggtAAGGCTAACGCTAAGCAAAAACTCGGAGCGGTAGTTTGGGTTTATCCGAGGGGTAATCACTGATTTACTAgctcagtaaatcacggtaaatcacggtaaatcacagtaaatcacagtaaatcaagtaaatcaaaaatgaagtttctactaaatttgaatctatttacttcaatttgtattagttcatgaaatttatcctatatgtttacggccacgatacttcgaaatgtaatccagtgacaattaaaaaattttcaaaaaattttcaaaattttttgtgatttaccgtgatttacttgatttactgatttactagtgattacccccttgggtttatctttgcatcgacacataaaaaatgacaCGCCCAATGTTTATTTCGAAGAGTTGGATTATGATCCGCGCCTTCggcttaggatcacaatcaccaagtcgttaaaaaaaaaaatgaacctcggacgtaatgtGCTATAACATGCTCTTGTTTTttcctagggtcgaaagtggcttgtTACACatctagggaaaacaagaaattggGGTTAAGGTTTAAATACTTATTGACATAACAAgtgatgaaaaattgaaaagtagagttcaagtgtgaattttgttggtacgaggcgaagccgaggtcaataaccaCACAAAGATAAGCCACCAAGCAAAGATAAGCATGTCAGTTGCCGAGCAAAGGCagaaaatcgaatttacaAGCGGAGtagaatttgaaattgttattaCTGGGGAAGTTTAATCACCTtagttttcaattcaattcaattcaactttattcaacaggacaaaaaggaaaaaccttGTACAAATATCCTTTCGATTTAACAAACACTATTCAACTCTCTCTATCGATAATTAAACATAACAAAGATAAACAttgagataaaaaaatatataaaaaaaatagcaaGTGACGGCATTAAATGggaaaataagatttttagCTCAGAGTATAAATGAACAAATAAACTCACCTACGGTGCTACCAGACACCACGCCCGCAAGCAACGCAGAAACATTCATTatataaagaaaagaaataataatctTGAAACGAAGGAAACGAAGGACTCCAGTCACAGAGCCGACAAGCAAACCCCGTGTGCAAAGCGTTTTTGACTCAATGGGGACGTACGTGATCTCGACATGCGTTGGAGAACCTCGACACAGAGCTAAGCATCCTCACTCCGACGGGAATCGCGTTATAGTCACCTACAGTCCTCACA
The sequence above is a segment of the Bradysia coprophila strain Holo2 unplaced genomic scaffold, BU_Bcop_v1 contig_70, whole genome shotgun sequence genome. Coding sequences within it:
- the LOC119083626 gene encoding aldo-keto reductase family 1 member B1-like, producing the protein MSSKIPNEVLNNGAKIPMLGFSSWGWGETGKGIIEQAVKDAIDLGYRYIDTAPINGNEEEVGNAILAKIEEGVVKREELYIVGKLWNPKAFHDPALIKDELLSTLRNLNLTYLDLYVIQCPEGEVQNVNDTWHEMEKLIDNFIIKSIGVSNFNEDQINYLLTSARCTPVTCQFDCHPYLTQKEMSKFCRSKNIAVTVYNPFGSSALLEDPQIESIAQTYRKTPEQILLRYQIQRGHIAIPISISKMKLRENMDIFKFELKSPDMLALGKLDRNKNYSSLNALSYERMKLKLCFRR